A stretch of the Lactuca sativa cultivar Salinas chromosome 9, Lsat_Salinas_v11, whole genome shotgun sequence genome encodes the following:
- the LOC111903078 gene encoding putative lipid phosphate phosphatase 3, chloroplastic gives MSESQTGNGAHTVQSHGKELAREHMHDWLVLLLLVSLELFLNLIEPFHRYVGEEMMTDMKYPFYQKDTIPMYAVPLYVGVLPCMVFLMYYMRRKDVYDLHHAVLGLFYSVLITAVITDSIKDATGRPRPNFFYRCFPDGRAEFGEDGDVKCHGDKMIIKEGYKSFPSGHTSWSFAGLGFLSWYLCGKLRAFDNKGHAANLCIVVSPYLFAALVGVSRVDDYWHHWTDVFTGAIIGTVVAAFCYLQFFPFPNHENGWAPHAFFAMMERERSREAANAHHDLEA, from the exons ATGTCAGAGAGTCAGACGGGTAATGGAGCTCACACTGTTCAGTCCCATGGCAAAGAACTCGCAAGAGAGCATATGCATGATTGGTTGGTCCTTTTGCTCTTAGTATCACTCGAATTGTTCCTAAACCTTATCGAACCTTTCCATCGTTATGTCGGGGAAGAAATGATGACCGATATGAAATATCCATTTTACCAAAAGGATACCATTCCTATGTATGCAGTTCCG TTATATGTAGGAGTATTACCATGTATGGTATTCCTCATGTATTACATGCGTAGAAAAGATGTCTATGATCTACACCATGCTGTCCTTG GTCTTTTCTACTCAGTTCTGATAACCGCAGTCATTACTGATTCGATAAAAGATGCCACGGGTAGACCACGACCAAATTTCTTCTATAGGTGTTTTCCTGATGGTAGAGCG GAGTTCGGCGAGGATGGAGATGTTAAATGCCATGGGGATAAAATGATAATTAAGGAAGGGTATAAGAGCTTTCCTAGCGGGCACACTTCAT GGTCCTTTGCGGGTCTTGGCTTCCTTTCTTGGTATTTATGTGGAAAACTTAGAGCCTTTGATAACAAAGGTCATGCTGCAAACCTCTGTATCGTtgtgtctccatatcttttcgCTGCACTTGTTGGAGTGAGTCGTGTGGATGACTATTGGCATCACTGGACAGACGTTTTTACCGGAGCAATCATAG GAACAGTCGTTGCTGCATTTTGCTACTTACAGTTCTTCCCATTCCCGAATCACGAAAATG GTTGGGCGCCACATGCATTTTTCGCGATGATGGAAAGGGAACGCTCTAGAGAGGCTGCAAATGCGCATCATGATTTGGAAGCCTAG